The Sphingorhabdus lutea genome segment TCGCCTGTTGTTGTAAAATATCGGTTAAAACAGGGGCGGGGGAATATGCGCCCATGCCGCCAGTATTTGGCCCGACATCGCCTTCGCCCACTCTTTTATGATCCTGTGCACTGCCAAAGGGGATGATGTTAACCCCATCGGTCAGGGCGAAAAAGCTGGCCTCTTCACCCACCATAAATTCTTCCAAAACAATTTCCGCGCCCGCATCACCAAATGCGCCGTCAAACATATCTGCAATGGCGGCCTGTGCATCGTTCATATTTTCGGCAATGACCACGCCCTTACCAGCGGCCAGCCCATCGGCCTTTATCACCACGGGCAGGGTGAATTGGGATAATTTTGCAAAGGCTTCTTCGGCGCTGTTGCACCGGACATAGGCGGCAGTGGGGATGTTCGCTGAAGCGCATAAATCCTTGGTAAAGCCTTTTGATCCCTCTAACATGGCGGCGGCCTTTGTCGGGCCAAAGGCAGGAATATTGGCGGCGGTTAAATCATCCACCAACCCCGCGACAAGGGGGGCTTCCGGTCCAACAACCACCAAATTTATCGCTTTATCTTTACAAAAGTTGATAACCTCATCATGATTGGAAATATTGATTTCAACCATTTGGGACAGGCCAGCCATGCCCGGATTGCCCGGTGCGGTGTAAAGTTTATTTAAACTGGGGGATTGCGAAATTTTCCACGCCAACGCATGTTCACGGCCACCCGAACCGATCAATAATATATTCATGGATTTACCCCTTATGCCAAATATGAAAAACGAAATATCGGATCATCAAAACAAGCTGTTAGCCGAGCTTGGCCCTGGGGACAATGCCCCACCTTTCACGGTGAGTGAATTATCGGCCAGTTTGAAACGTAGTATAGAGGATCAATTTGGACGGGTCAGGATAAAAGGGGAGCTTTCGGGCTATAAACGTGCGACATCAGGTCATTGTTATTTTGGGATAAAAGATGAAAATGCGTTAATTGATGGGGTGATGTGGAAGGGGAATGCCAACCGCCTTCCCTTTGCCGCAGAGGATGGGCTGGAAATTATCGCAACTGGTAAAATTACCACCTTTCCGGGGCGGTCCAAATATCAAATTGTGGTCGAAAACATGGAATTGGCGGGCGAGGGCGCGTTGATGATGCTGTTTGAAAAATTAAAGGCGCGGCTGGCCGATGAAGGATTATTTGATAATGGGCGAAAGAAAAAATTGCCCTATTTGCCCGCGCATATTGGTGTCATCACTTCCCCCACGGGCGCGGTGATTCGCGATATTTTGCACCGATTGGCCGATCGCTTTCCCGTGCGGGTGACTTTATGGCCGGTAAAGGTTCAGGGCGATGGCGCGGCAGAGGAAATTGCACATGCCATAAATGGGTTTTCCAATATGGAAAAAAGGGGCGATTTGGAACGGCCCGATTTATTGATTATTGGGCGCGGAGGCGGATCGATTGAGGATTTATGGGCATTTAATGAAGAAGCCGTGGTGCGCGCCATTGCAAATTGCACCATCCCCACGATAAGCGCGGTGGGCCATGAAACCGATACCAGCCTGTCTGATTATGCCGCCGATCGCCGTGCGCCAACCCCCACGGCGGCGGCAGAAATGGCCGTTCCCGTGCGCAGTGATTTGCAACAAAAATTGGGGCAGCTTGCCTTGCGTAGCCAAAATGCAATGGCACGCGGCCTTTCCTTGGCAAGTGAGCGTTTGAGCACGCAAAAACGTTTAATGCCCAATTTGGACAATATTACTGCGCCTTATCAACAACGCGCTGATGATGCCGCCATGCGATTACAGGGCAGTTTTACCGCGCGGTTAAACGCGGCGGAGCTGAAATTTTCCGCCCTGCAATCAGGCCTTCGCCCGCAAATTTTGATGCGTCATTGGGAAAATAAAAATCAACAATTGGTCAAGACGGGTTTGAAAAGGAAATTGGCGGATAATATTTTGGACAAAGGCGCGCAAAAATTATCCGCATTTGACCGTTTGTTAAAATCGCTTCACCCGCAAAAACCGTTGGAACGCGGCTTTGCCATGATTACCAATATGGAGGGTAAATTATTGCCCAATCTGGCCGAGGCGCAACAATTTGATGCCATGAAGGTGCAATTTGCCGATGGGCAATTATCTGTGCAGCAGATAAAGGGGCATAAGGGCGGCGGCGATGGCGACGACAATCCAAAAAAAACACAATCGGTTCAGATAATATCAAGCAAGCATCAGTTAAAGAAACAGGTGAAAAAAAATATCAACCAGGCTGCTGACAATCAAGGTAATTTATTCTAAGCCAACATATTATTTATTTTAAGGTTTCTTCATGTTGAACAGTTCAAAAAACCGCCTTGCAAAGGTCCATTATATGGCAAGCCATTTCCGGCTATTATCGCATGGCGACCATGTGATTTGCGCCAAATCTGGGCAAAAAATCATGGTCGATGATTTGCGTTATTGGAATGCGGCCACCCAGGAAGCCTATGCCAACGCGGAAATTTCGGCGCGCGCCTTTGCCGTAATGGCGGGGGATAAGTTAAGCGAGGACAAAAATGCTTGATATGATGTGGGGCGCGAAAAATATCACCTTGATGATGAGCGCGGCGATGATGAGCTGCACCGCCATCCCCTATGCCGGATCATCGGGCGCGGTGAATATGGATATGCCCGCTGCCCATCATGATATAGCAACTTCGGCGCATGTTGATGCGCCTGCGCAATATGATGAAATGGATAAGGAAATTGCCCTTCGCCCCGATTTTTGGTTTTCTGCCACCCCGCAACAGGGCGCAGTTTTAAGGGGACGTGCGCCATCAAATACGGTGTCATTGCAATTTAATGGGGAAAATATCCCCTTAAATCAAAATGGCCTATTCCTTATCGGTTTTGACCGCGATGCGCCGGAAAATTCACAATTGGTGGCGACATTATCCAATGGTAATCAAGTCGCAGCAAATTTAACCGTTCAGCCAACAAATTGGCAATTGGAGCGGGTGAACACGGCCTATTATGGCGGGGCGCGATCATCGGAGGCATTTCAAAAGATACGCGGGGATGAAATAGGCCAAATAAATGCTGCCCGCAGCATAAGTTCAGATAGCGAAGGATGGAAACAGGATTTCATCTGGCCAGTAAAGGGGCGCTTGTCGGGGCTATTTGGCCGCCAACGTATTTATCAAGGAAAGCCGGGAAGCTATCATAGCGGCATGGACATTGCCGTTCCCACTGGAACCGAATATGTTGCGCCCGCCGATGGCGTGGTGATTTTGGCCAGCGAGACCGATTTCTCCTTGGAAGGCAAATTGTTGATGATTGATCATGGCAATGGACTGAACAGTGCATTTTTACATAGCAGTGAATTGCTGGTCAAAACGGGCGATGTGGTGAAACAGGGACAAATTATTGGCCGTGTTGGCGCGACGGGCCGCGCATCTGGGCCGCATTTACATTGGGGGATGAAATGGAATGCCGCGCGGGTTGATCCCAAATTATTATTGCCAAGCGAATAATGTTTCACCCAAAATGATGTTTTATTTATGATATGCGGTTAATTTTCGCGTCTCATTTTAATGGCGCGTTGGCCATCAATATTGACTAGGAAGCTGCCCAAACTTGCTTTTCGAATTTCAACTGGCATTCCCTTTTTTGGAGAACGCACAATGGAGGATGTTTCGGTCTGCACCCATTTTGCGCCATCTTCCAATATGATGGTCCAACGATAATTACGTTGATATGCCGATGCAACGACCCCGGAAATCTCGTTAATTTCGGTGTCATCCTTATCAAAAATTTTAATGCTGGGCAGGCTAAGCCCGAACAGGCCCTTTTTCGCCTCTTGTACCGAGGCTTTATCGGTTAAAATTATATCGTTATTTTTTTCCGCCGCGTCCAATGCCCCCACTTTTTCATCATAACAGGCAAGGCGCTGCGCCGCATCGGTGATATCACGGCAGCTGACCAAATCATCGAAAATGGCAGGGCGGGCCAATTCGGCCTTTTTATCGCCATTGGCAAAAGCGGGCTGCGCACTTAAAATCGGCACAGATAGGGCCAGTGCAAGAGATGATATTTTAATCTTAACTGCATTTTTGGCCATAAATTTTCCTTCTCTTCAAATCAAAAGCATAGCATTGATGATGGGCGGATGACAAATATTACACAAGATCTGGCGGTGTGCTGACCTTTTGTAACATTGAAATCGCTTCATCCAAAGGCATTATTTTTTGCCCTTGTTCGCCTAATGTGCGAATGGCAACCGTGCCTTCTTCGGCCTCTCTATTGCCGATAACCAATAAATAAGGCACTTTTTTCAATGAATGCTCACGCACCTTATAATTGATTTTTTCATTGCGCAAATCACCTTCAACCCGAATGCCGGCGGATTGTAATTTTTTAATCGCGGCTTCGGCGGCTGCATTTGCATCGGTCACAATGGTGGCGACAACCGCTTGAACCGGGGCAAGCCATACAGGCATTTTTCCGGCATAATGTTCAATCATAATGCCAAGGAAGCGTTCAAATGTGCCCAATACTGCGCGGTGCAGCATGATCGGGCGGTGACGTTCGCCATCTTCGCCAACATAGCTGGCGTCCAAACGTTCGGGCAACACGGTATCGGCCTGTATAGTGCCGCATTGCCATGTCCGGCCAATGGCGTCGGTTAAGTGAAATTCCAATTTTGGTGCGTAAAATGCGCCCTCATTGGGCAATTCTTCCCAGCCATATTCTTCGGTATCACGGCCCGCTGCCTTCACCGCGTCGCGCAAATCCTGTTCCGCCTTATCCCACATTTCATCACTGCCAAAACGGGTGTCGGGACGAAGGGCAAGTTTGATTTCATATTTTTCAAAGCCAAGCTCGCGATAGACTCCATCCAACAAATCACAAAAATCGACTATTTCTTGGATAAGCTGATCCTCACGGCAGAAAATATGCGCGTCATCCTGTGTAAATTGGCGAACCCGCATAATGCCATGAAGCGCACCATGTGGTTCATTGCGGTGGCAACAACCAAATTCGGCCATGCGAATGGGCAGGTCGCGATAACTTTTAATCCCCTGACGGAAAATAAGGATATGGGCGGGGCAGTTCATGGGCTTTAACGCCATCATGTCGGCATTGCCCTGAATGACTGGACCTTCGCCATCTGCATCGGGCACTTCATCGGGAACGGCGAACATATTTTCGCTATATTTGCCCCAATGGCCGGATTTTTCCCATTGGCGCACATCCATTAATTGCGGGGTTTTAACCTCTCTATATCCTGATGCATCCAATTTGCGGCGCATATATGCTTCCAATGCACGCCACATAATATATCCCTTGGGATGCCAAAAAACGCTGCCCTGCGCCTCGCTTTGTAAATGGAATAAATCCATTTCCGCGCCCAATTTGCGGTGGTCGCGCTTTGCGGCTTCTTCCAAACGGTGCAAATGTTCATTTAATTGTTTTTTGTTTAACCAGCCTGTGCCGTAAATGCGGGTTAATTGCGCATTTTTTTGATCGCCGCGCCAATATGCACCCGACACGCGCATTAACTTAAACGCCGCAGCATCCAATTTTCCGGTTGAGGGTAAATGCGGCCCACGGCACATGTCCATCCATGCGCCAGCTTCATCTGGCTTGCCAGACCAATAAACGCTTATTTCCTCACCCTGTGGCAATTCACCCGCCCATTCGGCCTTGAAATTTTCGCCATCATTTTGCCAGCGTTTGATTAAATCTTCTCTGCTCCACACTTCACGGATAAGGGGCTTATCCGCCTTAATAATCCGGCGCATTTCCTCTTCAATTAAGGGCAGATCCTCATCGGTAAATGGCCCGCGATCGGCCGCAGGGGCAAAATCATAATAAAAACCGTCGCTGGTCGCTGGGCCAAAGGTAATTTGCGTGCCGGGGAAAATGCTTTGCACCGCCTCTGCCAACACATGGGCAAAATCATGACGGGCAAGCTCCAGCGCATCTGCCTCATCCTTATTGGTGATAAGAGCAAGGTTGCTATCGCCTGTTAATGGGCGGGTTATATCGCGCAATTCGCCATCAACGCGCGCGGCAATTGCCGCCTTGGCAAGGCCGGGGCCAATGGATGCCGCAATATCGGCGGGGGTCGTGCCATAGGCAACATCACGAATACTGCCATCGGGCAGGGTAATTTTAATCATATCAGACATAGATTATGCCTAGGCCATAAGCGGCAAAAATAGTCAAGTGCCCGCTTCGCCCAATGGATATGAAATTCAGCCCAAATGTGCCGCAACAAAGTCCGCCGCCCTCTCGCCAATCATGATGGACGGGGCATTGGTATTTCCGCTAATCAATTTGGGCATGATGCTGGCATCGGCAACATATAGGCCCGTCACTCCGCGCACCCGCAATTGTGGGTCAACCACGCTATCATCATCACGGCCCATGCGGCACGTGCCCACGGGGTGATATACTGTATCGGCGCGGCTGCGTATCATGGCGTCTAATTCGGCATCATTCTCCAAATCACATGGATGGCGATTTTGGGGCGCATAATCGCTTAATGGTGGGGCAGATAATATGCGGTGCATATGCCGAACCCCTGCACGCAAGGTGGCCAAATCGCGCGGATCGGATAGGAAATTGGGGTCGATAATCGGCGCATCGGCGGCACTCTTACTGCTCAACCGAACGCTGCCCTCGCTATAGGGGCGCAGGACACATGCATGACAGCTAAAGCCATGGCCCTTTACTTTGGTGCGGCCATGATCTTCCAACATAGCGGGGACGAAATGATATTGAATATCGGGCGCTGGTAAAGATGCATCGCTGGTCCAAAATCCGCCGCTTTCGGCATAGGGCGTGGTCATAATGCCGGTGCGGTGGCGGCGATGTTCGATAATCGCCTTTGCCATGCGCCATGTGCCCGATAGGCTGTCACCAATGGGTTCTTTTGATGTGGTTTGAAATGAGCTGACATAATCAAGATGATCTTGCAAATGGCTGCCCACGGCGGGTTTATCCAATATGGTTTTAATACCCATTTGGGTTAAATATTCGCCATCGCCAATGCCCGACAACATTAAAATTTGCGGGCTGTTAAATGCCCCTGCGGACAGGATAACCGCGCCATTGGCCTTTATCACTTCATGCTTATTACCGTATTTTATCGCGACACCAACGGCACGCCCATTTTCAATGATAATTTTTTCGGTCAACGCACCGGTAATGACATGCAAGTTTTGCGTGGATATTGCTGGTTCAACATAGGCGCGGGCGGCGGACCATCTTTCCCCATTTTTTTGGGTGACCTGATAAAAACCAAAACCTTCTTGGCTGTCGCCATTAAAATCATGGTTTAGGGGCAATTGTAAATTGGCTGCTGCTTCAACAAATTTGGCCGATGCGGGATTATAATATTTTTGGTCAGAAACCGATAATGGACCATCGCCGCCATGATGACTATCTGCGCCGCGTTCATTGCTCTCGCTTTGTTTGAAATATGGTAGGACATCATCATATGCCCAACCGTCACATCCCAATGCAGCCCAATTATCATAATCCCATTTATTCCCACGAATATATACCATGGCATTTATTGCCGATGATCCGCCAAGGCCGCGTCCGCGTGGTTGATATCCAATACGGCCATTTAATCCCTTTTGCGGGACGGTGTCATATTTATAATTGGAACTATTGCGGATGAAGGGCATCATGCCTGGCGTTTTGATAAGGAAATTATCATTTTTGCCGCCTGCTTCGATTAAACAAACCGAATATTTCCCATTTTGTGATAATCGGCCCGCCGCTGCGCTGCCCCCGCTACCTCCACCAATGACGATAATATCAAAATGCTGCATTCTCTATTCTCCCTCAACTTTCAGTTAATCATGCAGTTAAAATAATGTAAATGGTAAAATGCAGCTTATTGCAA includes the following:
- a CDS encoding M23 family metallopeptidase, with the translated sequence MLDMMWGAKNITLMMSAAMMSCTAIPYAGSSGAVNMDMPAAHHDIATSAHVDAPAQYDEMDKEIALRPDFWFSATPQQGAVLRGRAPSNTVSLQFNGENIPLNQNGLFLIGFDRDAPENSQLVATLSNGNQVAANLTVQPTNWQLERVNTAYYGGARSSEAFQKIRGDEIGQINAARSISSDSEGWKQDFIWPVKGRLSGLFGRQRIYQGKPGSYHSGMDIAVPTGTEYVAPADGVVILASETDFSLEGKLLMIDHGNGLNSAFLHSSELLVKTGDVVKQGQIIGRVGATGRASGPHLHWGMKWNAARVDPKLLLPSE
- a CDS encoding DUF2093 domain-containing protein; protein product: MLNSSKNRLAKVHYMASHFRLLSHGDHVICAKSGQKIMVDDLRYWNAATQEAYANAEISARAFAVMAGDKLSEDKNA
- a CDS encoding GMC family oxidoreductase; amino-acid sequence: MQHFDIIVIGGGSGGSAAAGRLSQNGKYSVCLIEAGGKNDNFLIKTPGMMPFIRNSSNYKYDTVPQKGLNGRIGYQPRGRGLGGSSAINAMVYIRGNKWDYDNWAALGCDGWAYDDVLPYFKQSESNERGADSHHGGDGPLSVSDQKYYNPASAKFVEAAANLQLPLNHDFNGDSQEGFGFYQVTQKNGERWSAARAYVEPAISTQNLHVITGALTEKIIIENGRAVGVAIKYGNKHEVIKANGAVILSAGAFNSPQILMLSGIGDGEYLTQMGIKTILDKPAVGSHLQDHLDYVSSFQTTSKEPIGDSLSGTWRMAKAIIEHRRHRTGIMTTPYAESGGFWTSDASLPAPDIQYHFVPAMLEDHGRTKVKGHGFSCHACVLRPYSEGSVRLSSKSAADAPIIDPNFLSDPRDLATLRAGVRHMHRILSAPPLSDYAPQNRHPCDLENDAELDAMIRSRADTVYHPVGTCRMGRDDDSVVDPQLRVRGVTGLYVADASIMPKLISGNTNAPSIMIGERAADFVAAHLG
- the thrS gene encoding threonine--tRNA ligase, with translation MSDMIKITLPDGSIRDVAYGTTPADIAASIGPGLAKAAIAARVDGELRDITRPLTGDSNLALITNKDEADALELARHDFAHVLAEAVQSIFPGTQITFGPATSDGFYYDFAPAADRGPFTDEDLPLIEEEMRRIIKADKPLIREVWSREDLIKRWQNDGENFKAEWAGELPQGEEISVYWSGKPDEAGAWMDMCRGPHLPSTGKLDAAAFKLMRVSGAYWRGDQKNAQLTRIYGTGWLNKKQLNEHLHRLEEAAKRDHRKLGAEMDLFHLQSEAQGSVFWHPKGYIMWRALEAYMRRKLDASGYREVKTPQLMDVRQWEKSGHWGKYSENMFAVPDEVPDADGEGPVIQGNADMMALKPMNCPAHILIFRQGIKSYRDLPIRMAEFGCCHRNEPHGALHGIMRVRQFTQDDAHIFCREDQLIQEIVDFCDLLDGVYRELGFEKYEIKLALRPDTRFGSDEMWDKAEQDLRDAVKAAGRDTEEYGWEELPNEGAFYAPKLEFHLTDAIGRTWQCGTIQADTVLPERLDASYVGEDGERHRPIMLHRAVLGTFERFLGIMIEHYAGKMPVWLAPVQAVVATIVTDANAAAEAAIKKLQSAGIRVEGDLRNEKINYKVREHSLKKVPYLLVIGNREAEEGTVAIRTLGEQGQKIMPLDEAISMLQKVSTPPDLV
- the purD gene encoding phosphoribosylamine--glycine ligase — translated: MNILLIGSGGREHALAWKISQSPSLNKLYTAPGNPGMAGLSQMVEINISNHDEVINFCKDKAINLVVVGPEAPLVAGLVDDLTAANIPAFGPTKAAAMLEGSKGFTKDLCASANIPTAAYVRCNSAEEAFAKLSQFTLPVVIKADGLAAGKGVVIAENMNDAQAAIADMFDGAFGDAGAEIVLEEFMVGEEASFFALTDGVNIIPFGSAQDHKRVGEGDVGPNTGGMGAYSPAPVLTDILQQQAMDRIITPTVRAMAERGTPYSGVLYAGLILTDEGPKLIEYNCRFGDPECQVLMMRFEGDFAKLLLDIATGNLANAQQPQFTNDSVMTVVMAAKGYPASPIKGGAINNLDIAAQTGAQIFHAGTAMLGDQLVSSGGRVLNITARGNNVTMAQKNAYAAIDHIDFADGFYRRDIGWREIAREAAEKA
- the xseA gene encoding exodeoxyribonuclease VII large subunit, with protein sequence MKNEISDHQNKLLAELGPGDNAPPFTVSELSASLKRSIEDQFGRVRIKGELSGYKRATSGHCYFGIKDENALIDGVMWKGNANRLPFAAEDGLEIIATGKITTFPGRSKYQIVVENMELAGEGALMMLFEKLKARLADEGLFDNGRKKKLPYLPAHIGVITSPTGAVIRDILHRLADRFPVRVTLWPVKVQGDGAAEEIAHAINGFSNMEKRGDLERPDLLIIGRGGGSIEDLWAFNEEAVVRAIANCTIPTISAVGHETDTSLSDYAADRRAPTPTAAAEMAVPVRSDLQQKLGQLALRSQNAMARGLSLASERLSTQKRLMPNLDNITAPYQQRADDAAMRLQGSFTARLNAAELKFSALQSGLRPQILMRHWENKNQQLVKTGLKRKLADNILDKGAQKLSAFDRLLKSLHPQKPLERGFAMITNMEGKLLPNLAEAQQFDAMKVQFADGQLSVQQIKGHKGGGDGDDNPKKTQSVQIISSKHQLKKQVKKNINQAADNQGNLF